Proteins from one Niallia circulans genomic window:
- a CDS encoding L-fucose/L-arabinose isomerase family protein produces MEKFKLGFAPTRRFLFSKEDAYKYKELIKEKMKSFNLGIEIIDLEGINDEGLLYNRAEEQLIIDRFISEKVDAVFFPHCNFGTEDLVAKIAKAVDKPVLIWGPRDEAPLVDGTRLRDTQCGIFATGKVLRRFKVPFTYITNSSVDSKVFERGFKNFIGAANVVKHFKKLRILQISTRPSDFWSVICNEGELLEKFGIQIYPITLDQIKQKTLKIEKVGSEELDKAIKYIKDTLDWSAVKDEDVRRIASLKVAMKQFAEETGSSAIAIQCWSTLQDIIGIMPCLANAILTDEQIPVTCETDIHGAITSIMVQAATFNTLPTFFADITIRHPEHPNGELLYHCGNFPVSLSVEEKPQLNKHFLFEDHAPGTHEGEIKGGEMTIARFDGDNGEYFIFLGKAKGMEGPYTRGSYVWVEVNDWPLWEETLVKGPYIHHSTGIHANVIPVIYEACQYIPGLTPDPVDPTVEEIRAWLRGSDINE; encoded by the coding sequence ATGGAAAAGTTTAAGTTAGGTTTTGCTCCGACGCGCAGATTTTTGTTTAGTAAAGAGGATGCTTACAAATATAAAGAGTTAATTAAAGAAAAAATGAAAAGCTTTAATTTAGGTATTGAAATCATTGATTTAGAGGGGATTAATGACGAGGGCTTACTTTATAATCGTGCTGAAGAGCAACTGATTATTGACCGCTTTATTTCCGAAAAAGTAGATGCTGTCTTTTTCCCACATTGTAATTTCGGAACAGAGGACCTTGTCGCAAAAATTGCTAAAGCGGTCGATAAACCTGTATTAATATGGGGACCGCGAGATGAAGCTCCGTTAGTGGATGGAACTCGACTTAGAGATACTCAGTGTGGAATTTTTGCAACGGGAAAAGTGCTGCGCAGATTTAAAGTTCCATTTACTTACATAACAAACAGTTCTGTCGACTCAAAAGTGTTTGAAAGAGGCTTTAAAAATTTCATTGGTGCAGCAAATGTTGTAAAGCACTTTAAGAAGCTTAGAATACTGCAAATCTCAACAAGACCGTCTGACTTTTGGTCTGTTATCTGTAATGAAGGCGAATTACTTGAGAAATTTGGCATTCAAATATATCCGATTACATTGGACCAAATTAAACAAAAGACATTAAAAATTGAGAAGGTTGGCAGTGAAGAACTTGATAAGGCAATTAAATATATCAAGGATACACTCGATTGGAGTGCGGTTAAAGATGAGGATGTTCGCCGGATCGCATCATTAAAGGTTGCGATGAAGCAGTTTGCAGAAGAAACAGGCAGCTCGGCAATAGCTATCCAATGTTGGTCAACATTGCAGGATATTATCGGAATCATGCCTTGTCTTGCGAACGCTATTTTAACAGATGAACAAATACCTGTCACTTGTGAAACGGATATCCACGGGGCAATAACTTCCATCATGGTTCAAGCAGCAACATTTAATACATTACCGACATTCTTTGCAGATATTACGATTAGACATCCAGAGCATCCGAATGGAGAGCTATTATACCATTGTGGTAATTTCCCAGTTTCGTTAAGTGTGGAAGAGAAGCCGCAATTAAATAAGCACTTTTTATTTGAAGATCATGCACCTGGAACACATGAAGGAGAAATTAAAGGCGGAGAAATGACGATAGCTCGTTTTGACGGTGATAACGGAGAATACTTCATTTTTTTAGGGAAGGCAAAAGGAATGGAAGGTCCATATACAAGAGGTTCTTATGTTTGGGTGGAGGTGAATGATTGGCCACTTTGGGAAGAAACATTAGTTAAGGGTCCATACATCCATCATTCAACGGGAATTCATGCAAATGTTATTCCGGTCATTTATGAGGCGTGTCAATACATTCCAGGATTAACTCCAGACCCTGTTGATCCGACAGTAGAGGAAATTCGTGCATGGTTACGTGGCAGTGACATAAATGAATGA
- a CDS encoding transketolase yields the protein MLNILELKRKATEIRMSVIDMVYEAGTGHTGSSLSNTDILTALFYGVMKVDPTNPTWEDRDRYIQSKGHAVESYWAVLADMGFFPKEELKTFSKFNSRLIGHPNNKVPGVEMNTGALGHGLSISVGLALAAKLDKKSYRVFTLMGDGELAEGSVWEAAMSASQYKLDNLVGIIDRNRLQITGSTDDVMSNEPLDKKWQSFGWDVIEVDGNDVAELVRVLTEAPISQGKPTMILANTIKGKGISLAENVASWHHHVPTKEEYDLAMTELSKQLEVLA from the coding sequence ATGTTAAATATTTTAGAATTGAAACGCAAAGCAACGGAAATAAGAATGTCTGTAATTGATATGGTGTACGAAGCAGGCACAGGACATACTGGATCATCTCTATCTAATACAGATATTTTGACAGCGCTTTTTTACGGTGTAATGAAGGTTGATCCAACAAATCCGACATGGGAAGACCGTGACCGTTATATTCAAAGTAAAGGTCACGCTGTTGAATCATACTGGGCAGTTCTTGCTGATATGGGCTTCTTTCCGAAAGAAGAATTAAAGACATTCTCTAAATTCAACTCACGATTAATAGGTCATCCAAATAATAAAGTTCCTGGTGTAGAAATGAATACAGGAGCATTGGGCCATGGTTTATCAATTTCTGTTGGCTTGGCATTAGCTGCTAAACTCGATAAAAAATCTTACCGGGTTTTCACGTTAATGGGAGATGGAGAATTAGCGGAAGGGTCTGTGTGGGAAGCTGCGATGTCTGCTTCACAATATAAACTTGATAATCTAGTTGGAATTATTGATAGAAACAGATTGCAAATCACTGGAAGTACGGATGATGTGATGAGTAATGAGCCTCTTGATAAGAAATGGCAAAGCTTTGGCTGGGATGTCATTGAAGTTGACGGTAACGATGTAGCTGAGCTAGTAAGAGTATTAACAGAAGCACCGATATCTCAAGGGAAGCCGACGATGATACTTGCCAACACGATTAAGGGCAAGGGCATTTCACTGGCAGAAAATGTAGCTAGCTGGCATCATCATGTCCCAACTAAAGAGGAATATGACTTGGCAATGACGGAACTTTCTAAGCAATTGGAGGTATTAGCATGA
- a CDS encoding transketolase family protein, producing the protein MNNVAFEKNTGNKIANRTVVSDTLLALASENKDILVLTSDSRGSASMVPFADALPEQLIEVGIAEQNLVGISAGLAAYGKKPFVASPACFLSMRSIEQIKVDIAYSKTNVKLIGISGGVSYGALGMSHHSVQDLAVTRAIPDLHVMMPADRHETKKMIEALVDYETPVYMRIGRNPVEDSYLNADYDFQIGKAVIMHEGNDLTIIATGETVRVALDTAYELKADGISCRVINMHTIKPLDEAAIIQAAKETGRIITIEEHSVFGGLGSAVSEVTSQSCPVPVKILGIPDEPAVAGNTKEVFQHYGLSADNVARIAKEMLGY; encoded by the coding sequence ATGAACAATGTAGCGTTTGAGAAAAATACTGGCAATAAAATTGCCAACAGGACAGTTGTTAGTGATACATTGCTTGCGTTAGCTTCAGAGAATAAAGATATTCTAGTATTAACAAGTGATTCAAGAGGGTCGGCATCAATGGTGCCGTTTGCGGATGCATTACCTGAGCAACTAATAGAAGTAGGTATCGCCGAACAAAATTTAGTTGGAATTTCGGCGGGCTTGGCTGCCTATGGAAAAAAACCATTTGTTGCTTCTCCAGCATGTTTTCTTAGTATGCGGAGCATTGAACAAATTAAAGTGGACATTGCCTATTCCAAAACGAATGTAAAACTAATTGGAATAAGTGGAGGTGTCAGCTATGGAGCCCTTGGCATGTCTCATCATTCTGTTCAGGATTTAGCTGTAACTAGGGCGATTCCAGATTTACATGTAATGATGCCTGCAGATCGTCATGAAACAAAAAAAATGATTGAGGCATTAGTAGATTATGAAACGCCAGTTTATATGAGAATTGGCAGAAATCCAGTCGAAGATTCGTATTTAAATGCTGATTATGATTTCCAGATTGGGAAGGCAGTCATCATGCATGAAGGCAATGACTTAACGATTATTGCTACTGGGGAAACGGTACGTGTTGCCCTTGATACTGCGTATGAATTGAAAGCAGACGGCATCAGCTGCCGAGTAATTAATATGCACACAATAAAGCCATTAGATGAAGCAGCAATTATTCAAGCAGCTAAAGAAACAGGCCGTATTATTACGATTGAAGAACATAGTGTTTTTGGTGGTTTAGGTTCAGCTGTTTCAGAGGTTACATCACAATCCTGTCCAGTGCCAGTAAAAATCCTCGGAATTCCAGATGAACCAGCAGTCGCAGGGAATACGAAGGAAGTTTTTCAACATTATGGATTAAGTGCTGACAATGTTGCACGCATTGCCAAAGAAATGCTTGGTTACTAG